One segment of Gilliamella sp. ESL0441 DNA contains the following:
- the opp1B gene encoding nickel/cobalt ABC transporter permease, with protein sequence MLHYIFKRLLMMIPILIGISFIAFLLINLAPSDPAEVALRLNEIMPTPVAIESMRQELGLNEPFWSRYFSWLYHAFHLDFGRSFVHRDRLVWDEMIRCLTPTLLLAVSSFVLTLFVSLVLGVLCAIFANSVFDHVVRILIFIGTAMPSYWLGLLCIWFFANYLDLLPTNGYGTWQNLILPTITLSFVYIATYIRFIRNNMLENMQNYFVFYARSRGLKERAIILKHVLVNSLHTTITALGMTIPQLIAGSFVVEYIFSWPGLGRLCIAAIMNRDYPVIQAYILVMAILFVVCNFIVDVVHQWLDPRLQNSGDLA encoded by the coding sequence ATGTTACATTATATTTTTAAACGTTTATTGATGATGATACCGATTTTGATCGGTATCTCGTTCATTGCCTTTTTGCTGATCAACCTTGCCCCTTCTGATCCTGCTGAAGTTGCTTTACGCTTAAATGAGATTATGCCAACGCCTGTAGCCATCGAAAGTATGCGCCAAGAGCTGGGGTTAAATGAGCCCTTTTGGTCTCGATATTTTAGTTGGTTATATCATGCTTTTCATCTGGATTTTGGACGTTCATTCGTTCATCGGGATCGATTAGTTTGGGATGAAATGATTCGTTGTTTAACCCCAACTTTACTTTTGGCAGTGTCATCATTTGTTCTTACTTTATTCGTTAGCTTAGTGCTAGGTGTGTTATGTGCTATTTTTGCTAACTCAGTCTTCGATCATGTTGTTCGAATCCTCATTTTTATTGGTACCGCCATGCCTAGTTATTGGCTTGGTTTGCTGTGTATTTGGTTTTTTGCTAATTATTTAGATCTGTTACCAACAAATGGTTATGGCACATGGCAAAATCTTATTTTACCGACAATAACTTTATCTTTTGTTTATATTGCGACTTATATTCGCTTTATTCGTAATAATATGCTGGAAAATATGCAAAATTACTTTGTATTTTATGCACGTAGTCGAGGATTAAAGGAACGAGCGATAATTTTAAAACATGTCTTAGTTAATTCATTACATACCACCATAACCGCACTGGGCATGACAATTCCACAATTGATTGCCGGTTCGTTTGTTGTGGAATATATCTTTTCATGGCCGGGACTTGGGCGCTTATGTATAGCCGCTATCATGAATCGAGACTATCCTGTTATTCAAGCTTATATTTTAGTTATGGCGATTTTATTTGTCGTATGTAATTTTATTGTTGATGTGGTGCATCAATGGTTGGATCCTCGATTACAAAATAGTGGGGATTTAGCATGA
- the opp1C gene encoding nickel/cobalt ABC transporter permease, protein MSLARQLMKNKMALCCLMIISIIILLGIFAPYIAPFDPNKVRIVRKYASISTEHWLGCDHLGRDIFSRLLYGIRSTLFLSLLTMTITIIVGSIIGLISGYQRGKFDEVIMRLCDIMLSFPSQVMILAIVGVLGVGIENVIIANIVVKWAWYSRMIRSSVIKYSRKNYILFSRAIGAPHRFIIRRHLLPNIMSELVVLATLDTGWVILNISALSFIGLGVQAPTAEWGLMLSEAKNVMIQHPMQMVYPGIAILVVVAAFNLLGDCLRDILDPKEKTHV, encoded by the coding sequence ATGAGTTTAGCAAGACAGTTGATGAAAAATAAAATGGCATTATGCTGTTTGATGATCATCTCCATCATCATTCTTTTGGGTATTTTTGCGCCCTATATTGCCCCATTTGATCCAAATAAAGTTCGTATTGTCCGCAAATATGCCAGTATCTCAACTGAACATTGGCTAGGCTGTGATCATTTAGGTCGAGATATCTTTTCTCGTTTACTTTATGGAATCCGTTCGACTCTCTTTTTATCCTTACTAACCATGACAATTACCATTATCGTCGGTTCAATCATCGGGCTAATTTCAGGTTACCAACGAGGCAAATTTGATGAAGTTATTATGCGCCTTTGCGATATTATGCTCTCCTTCCCTAGTCAAGTCATGATTTTAGCGATTGTCGGAGTGCTAGGTGTGGGGATTGAAAACGTGATTATTGCTAATATCGTGGTGAAATGGGCATGGTACAGCCGAATGATCCGCAGTTCAGTGATTAAATACAGTCGAAAAAATTATATTTTATTTTCACGTGCCATTGGTGCACCACACCGCTTTATTATTCGCCGTCATTTGTTACCCAATATTATGTCGGAATTAGTGGTGTTAGCCACGCTCGATACAGGCTGGGTCATTTTGAATATTTCGGCGCTCTCTTTTATTGGATTGGGCGTGCAAGCACCGACTGCCGAATGGGGATTAATGCTTAGTGAAGCCAAAAATGTAATGATTCAACATCCAATGCAAATGGTCTATCCGGGGATAGCTATTTTAGTCGTCGTGGCGGCTTTTAATCTATTAGGTGACTGTTTGCGAGATATTTTAGATCCGAAGGAAAAAACACATGTGTAA